The following are encoded in a window of Flavobacterium cupriresistens genomic DNA:
- a CDS encoding choice-of-anchor I family protein — MKKLSISLLTALFLMASCNNDENSNNEKPEAVVNEDPGTFKEIGSITIGGEGAAEISAYDEKTKRLFTVNNSGTNQIDVIDISDPTKPTKIGKIDLTPYQGASNSVAVFDGKLAVALESTINKQGNGKVVIFNTADYSLIKQITVGALPDMITFSPDGKYIMTANEGEPNTDYSQDPNGTISIIEVTNNYAVTTLDFSSFSSQAAALKKDGFRISTFAKSFAQDIEPEYVTISDDSKTAWVTLQENNGVAKVDLVSKTITAIYPLGLKNYNTAENAIDVSDKDDKIAFNPWKVKGMFMPDAISHFSSNNVPYFVTANEGDAREYTAYSDIKRMKDMKLDATVFPDAATLKLETNLGRLNLVADMGDTDGDGDLDEMVSFGARSFSIWNGNTGKIVYDSKNDVDKKTNELGTYDDKRSDDKGSEPEAVVVAKIGTQNILFVGLERSDAFMTYDVTNPASPQYLQTVKTGDAPEGILFIPASKSPTKRSLVVVSSEGDGTIKIFQPSLK; from the coding sequence ATGAAAAAACTAAGTATCTCTTTATTAACCGCTTTGTTTCTAATGGCAAGCTGTAATAATGACGAAAACTCAAACAATGAAAAACCCGAAGCTGTTGTAAACGAAGATCCCGGAACCTTCAAAGAAATCGGAAGCATTACTATAGGTGGCGAAGGTGCAGCAGAAATTTCGGCTTATGATGAAAAAACAAAAAGACTTTTTACAGTTAACAATAGCGGAACGAATCAAATTGATGTAATTGACATATCAGACCCTACAAAACCAACCAAAATTGGCAAAATTGACTTAACTCCTTATCAAGGTGCCTCCAACAGTGTTGCTGTTTTTGACGGAAAATTAGCTGTTGCTTTAGAATCTACAATCAACAAACAAGGAAATGGAAAAGTGGTTATCTTTAATACAGCCGACTACAGCCTGATTAAACAAATTACCGTTGGTGCTTTACCGGATATGATTACGTTTTCTCCTGATGGGAAATATATAATGACTGCTAATGAAGGGGAACCGAATACAGATTATTCTCAAGATCCAAACGGAACGATTTCGATTATCGAAGTAACAAACAATTATGCGGTTACTACTTTAGATTTCAGTTCGTTTAGCAGTCAGGCCGCAGCCTTGAAAAAAGACGGTTTCAGAATTTCAACCTTCGCTAAATCTTTTGCACAAGATATCGAACCTGAATATGTAACCATTTCTGATGATTCTAAAACGGCTTGGGTAACGCTTCAAGAAAACAACGGTGTTGCAAAAGTGGATTTAGTCTCTAAAACCATTACTGCTATTTATCCTTTAGGTTTGAAAAATTACAATACGGCCGAAAATGCAATTGACGTAAGTGATAAAGATGATAAAATTGCTTTTAACCCATGGAAAGTAAAGGGAATGTTTATGCCGGATGCTATTAGCCATTTCTCTTCAAACAATGTACCTTATTTTGTTACTGCTAATGAAGGTGATGCCAGAGAATATACTGCGTACAGCGATATCAAAAGAATGAAAGACATGAAACTGGACGCAACCGTTTTTCCAGATGCTGCTACTTTAAAACTGGAAACCAATTTAGGAAGACTAAATCTTGTAGCCGATATGGGCGATACGGACGGTGATGGTGACTTGGACGAAATGGTTAGTTTTGGTGCGCGTTCTTTCTCGATCTGGAACGGAAATACCGGAAAAATTGTTTACGACAGCAAAAATGATGTGGACAAAAAGACCAACGAACTAGGTACTTATGATGACAAACGTAGTGATGATAAAGGTTCTGAACCGGAAGCAGTGGTAGTGGCTAAAATAGGTACTCAAAACATACTTTTTGTAGGATTAGAAAGATCAGATGCTTTTATGACTTATGATGTAACAAATCCTGCTTCACCACAATATTTACAGACTGTAAAAACGGGTGATGCTCCTGAAGGAATTCTTTTTATTCCGGCGTCAAAAAGTCCGACAAAAAGAAGTTTAGTTGTAGTAAGCAGTGAAGGTGACGGAACTATTAAAATTTTCCAGCCAAGTTTGAAGTAA
- a CDS encoding agmatine deiminase family protein produces the protein MSTNNRRFPAEWEKQQGIVLCFPHNGNDWPGKYEAIQWAFVEFIKKVATFETVFLVVADEKLKEKVAGMLEDARVNMGNISFIIHKTNRSWMRDSGPIIVKNGSKREALNFNFNGWAKYKNHQLDKHVPSKIADFIEVPVTQVMYKGKPVIVEGGAIDVNGRGTLLTSEECLMHQSIQVRNPGFTKEDYEAVFKEYLGVTNVIWLGDGIEGDDTHGHIDDLCRFVNEDTIVTIVETDKTDSNYKALQDNLKRLQNAKLENGKSPVIVALPMPKRVDFGDLRLPASYANFLILNNCVLVPTFNDSNDRVALNILSECFPDREVIGISCIDFIWGFGTLHCLSQQIPA, from the coding sequence ATGTCAACAAATAATAGAAGATTCCCAGCAGAATGGGAAAAACAACAGGGAATTGTATTGTGTTTTCCGCATAATGGCAATGACTGGCCAGGGAAATACGAAGCCATTCAATGGGCTTTTGTAGAATTTATAAAAAAAGTAGCCACTTTTGAAACTGTTTTTTTGGTTGTAGCCGATGAAAAGTTAAAAGAGAAAGTAGCCGGAATGTTAGAAGACGCAAGAGTAAATATGGGTAATATTTCTTTTATCATTCATAAAACCAACAGAAGCTGGATGCGTGATTCAGGACCGATTATTGTAAAAAACGGTTCAAAAAGAGAAGCGCTGAATTTTAATTTTAATGGTTGGGCAAAATATAAAAATCATCAGTTAGATAAACATGTTCCTTCTAAAATAGCTGATTTTATTGAAGTGCCGGTAACGCAGGTAATGTATAAAGGTAAACCGGTAATTGTAGAGGGTGGTGCTATTGATGTAAATGGAAGAGGAACTTTATTGACTTCTGAGGAATGTCTGATGCACCAGTCAATTCAGGTTAGAAATCCCGGATTTACAAAAGAAGATTACGAAGCTGTTTTTAAAGAATACCTGGGTGTTACCAATGTGATTTGGTTAGGAGACGGAATAGAAGGGGATGATACGCACGGACACATTGATGATTTATGTCGATTTGTAAATGAAGATACAATTGTTACTATTGTTGAAACTGATAAAACCGATTCTAATTACAAGGCTTTGCAGGATAATTTAAAACGTTTGCAAAATGCGAAGTTAGAAAACGGAAAATCTCCAGTAATTGTAGCTTTGCCAATGCCAAAACGTGTTGATTTTGGAGATCTAAGATTACCGGCGAGTTATGCTAATTTCTTGATTTTGAATAATTGTGTCCTGGTTCCAACTTTTAATGATAGTAACGATCGTGTGGCTTTGAATATTCTATCGGAGTGTTTCCCTGATCGTGAAGTAATCGGAATTAGCTGTATCGATTTTATTTGGGGATTTGGAACGTTGCACTGTCTAAGTCAGCAGATTCCGGCTTAA
- a CDS encoding AraC family transcriptional regulator, with the protein MKIENIQKVLTFLEDNYHRQIEPEELEAVSNYSYRNIQRIFSAILLETIGDFCTRLKLENAYKQLIYTNNTIVAVAYDVGYSNNQSFAKAFKNKFEITPLQARQNRKPLFEEYIKGKENDLSFIDFEYEYKEKIQVYSKTLISNNYNNVAINELWDAIIEENKTIPPYNCFGVIVDQPIISDKEKSRYEACIGTCVNPKLYLSKAIFGGWYAKYIHLGDFDKIEETYRKIYYRWLYESDYELGISPIIEQYIDDEKSPDQLTTAIYVPVKRKLSK; encoded by the coding sequence ATGAAAATAGAGAATATACAAAAGGTACTTACTTTTTTAGAAGACAATTATCATCGGCAAATCGAACCGGAAGAATTAGAAGCAGTTTCGAATTATTCTTATAGAAATATACAGCGTATTTTTAGTGCGATACTATTGGAAACAATAGGTGATTTTTGTACCCGGTTAAAGCTGGAAAACGCTTATAAACAGTTGATTTATACCAATAATACCATTGTAGCTGTTGCGTATGATGTTGGGTATAGCAACAATCAGTCTTTTGCGAAAGCATTTAAAAATAAATTTGAAATTACGCCTTTGCAAGCCCGCCAGAACAGAAAACCTCTTTTTGAGGAATATATAAAAGGGAAAGAAAATGACCTTTCGTTTATTGATTTTGAATACGAGTACAAAGAGAAAATACAAGTTTATTCTAAAACGCTTATCAGTAATAATTACAATAATGTGGCGATAAATGAGCTATGGGATGCGATTATTGAAGAGAATAAAACGATCCCACCTTACAATTGTTTTGGCGTGATTGTGGATCAACCTATAATTTCAGATAAAGAGAAATCAAGGTATGAGGCCTGTATCGGCACCTGTGTTAATCCAAAATTATACCTTTCGAAGGCTATTTTTGGAGGCTGGTATGCGAAGTATATTCATCTTGGTGATTTTGATAAAATTGAAGAAACCTACCGAAAAATATATTACCGATGGCTTTATGAGAGTGACTATGAATTAGGAATTTCTCCTATTATAGAACAGTATATTGATGATGAAAAATCGCCAGACCAACTAACAACAGCAATATACGTTCCCGTAAAACGAAAGTTGTCAAAATAA
- a CDS encoding agmatine deiminase family protein, producing the protein MIKFQFLILFTSMAAPIFNSCAGDEGTAEVIGKPDPTQIVYKMPEESEPHEGTWLQWPHQYQHGVTYRNELDETWVAMTKALQSTEKVHIIAYNTAEQTRITNLLKAANVSLTNVDFKIHRTDDVWVRDNGPIYVRDAQGKLVIEDWGFNGWGGKYDSANCDAIPSAIGADTGVTVLNLNNVMVNEGGSVELDGHGVLMATKSSIISQKARNSVRNKGMSQAQAESNFTKYLGATKFIWLEGGFSEEDVTDMHIDGIMKFAAGNKMITMSNSDLSGWGLIDSDIAILNAASNTKNEVYTKVILPLTQKNVVTKTGKALGYKGNYINFYIANGKVLVPNYNDPNDSVANKIIAGLYPGREVVGIDVRNLYANGGMVHCVTQQQPKQ; encoded by the coding sequence ATGATTAAATTTCAATTCTTAATTTTATTTACTTCGATGGCTGCTCCAATCTTTAATTCTTGTGCCGGCGACGAAGGTACTGCAGAGGTAATCGGTAAACCTGATCCTACACAAATAGTGTATAAAATGCCCGAAGAATCAGAACCACATGAAGGGACGTGGTTGCAATGGCCACATCAATACCAACACGGTGTTACCTACAGAAACGAACTGGACGAAACTTGGGTAGCAATGACAAAAGCGCTGCAATCTACCGAAAAAGTGCATATTATTGCTTACAATACCGCTGAACAAACGAGAATTACTAATTTATTAAAAGCAGCAAATGTTTCTTTAACTAATGTTGATTTTAAAATTCATCGTACAGACGATGTTTGGGTTAGAGATAACGGACCAATTTACGTACGTGACGCTCAGGGAAAACTAGTGATCGAAGACTGGGGATTTAATGGTTGGGGAGGCAAATACGATTCAGCGAATTGTGATGCAATACCAAGCGCGATCGGAGCTGACACCGGAGTAACCGTATTGAACTTAAATAATGTAATGGTAAACGAAGGTGGTTCGGTAGAATTAGACGGTCATGGAGTATTAATGGCAACTAAAAGTTCTATAATCAGTCAAAAAGCTAGAAATTCGGTTAGAAATAAAGGAATGAGCCAAGCTCAGGCGGAATCAAATTTTACGAAATATCTTGGAGCTACAAAATTCATTTGGCTTGAAGGAGGTTTTAGCGAAGAGGATGTTACAGATATGCATATCGATGGGATCATGAAATTTGCAGCTGGTAACAAAATGATCACAATGAGTAATTCTGATTTATCAGGTTGGGGACTGATAGATTCGGATATTGCGATTTTAAATGCAGCCTCAAACACTAAAAACGAAGTGTATACAAAAGTAATTTTGCCACTTACGCAGAAAAATGTAGTGACAAAAACAGGGAAAGCCCTTGGTTACAAAGGGAATTACATTAATTTCTATATTGCTAATGGTAAAGTTTTGGTTCCAAATTATAATGATCCAAATGATAGTGTTGCAAATAAAATTATTGCAGGTCTTTATCCGGGAAGAGAAGTTGTCGGTATAGATGTAAGAAACTTATACGCAAATGGCGGAATGGTACATTGTGTTACCCAACAGCAACCTAAGCAATAG
- the fahA gene encoding fumarylacetoacetase: MPITANDTKRKSWLEVPENSDFPIQNIPFGVFLTKENVVTVGTRIGDYAIDLGALQQLNYFSGIDLTDDMFMQDTLNDFISDGKKTWRLVRNRIADIFDATNPQLRDSTKDRDIVIFKIDDVEMQLPVLIGDYTDFYSSKEHATNVGKMFRDPENALLPNWLHIPVGYHGRSSTIVPSGIPVHRPMGQTLPNGEKTPVFGASRLVDFELETAFITTDVNVMGENIPTYEAEDYIFGMVLLNDWSARDIQKWEYVPLGPFLAKNFATSISPWIVTMDALEPFRTKGPKQDPAPLPYLQTKGKKAFDIHLEVSIQPLDQEETVVSKSNFKYLYWSMCQQLAHHTSNGCRVNSGDMMGSGTISGPTPDSFGSMLELTWGGKNPLKLKDGSERKFIEDNDTVIIRGFCETNEVRIGFGEVASQLLPPFVRQ; the protein is encoded by the coding sequence ATGCCGATAACCGCCAACGATACCAAAAGAAAATCATGGTTAGAAGTGCCTGAAAATAGCGACTTCCCTATTCAGAATATTCCTTTCGGTGTATTTCTTACCAAAGAAAATGTCGTTACAGTAGGAACCAGAATTGGCGATTACGCTATAGATCTAGGAGCTTTACAACAATTAAACTATTTCTCCGGAATAGATTTAACTGATGATATGTTTATGCAGGACACGCTTAATGATTTTATTTCTGACGGAAAAAAAACATGGCGCCTGGTCCGCAACCGCATCGCAGATATTTTTGATGCAACCAACCCACAACTTAGAGATTCGACAAAAGATCGTGATATCGTTATTTTCAAGATCGACGATGTTGAAATGCAATTACCGGTTTTAATTGGTGATTATACAGATTTTTACTCTAGTAAAGAACACGCTACAAACGTAGGTAAAATGTTCCGTGATCCCGAAAATGCTTTATTACCAAACTGGTTACACATTCCGGTAGGCTATCATGGAAGAAGTTCTACGATTGTTCCGTCTGGAATTCCGGTTCACAGACCAATGGGACAAACATTACCTAATGGAGAAAAAACACCCGTTTTTGGTGCTTCCCGATTAGTTGATTTTGAATTGGAAACTGCTTTTATTACTACAGACGTAAACGTAATGGGCGAAAATATCCCAACTTACGAAGCCGAAGATTATATTTTCGGAATGGTTTTACTAAACGACTGGAGTGCCCGTGATATTCAGAAATGGGAATATGTACCACTTGGGCCTTTCCTTGCAAAAAACTTCGCGACTTCTATATCGCCTTGGATTGTAACTATGGATGCATTAGAGCCTTTTAGAACAAAAGGCCCAAAACAAGATCCGGCTCCGCTTCCTTATTTACAAACGAAAGGAAAAAAAGCTTTCGATATTCATTTAGAAGTTTCTATTCAGCCTTTAGATCAGGAAGAAACGGTTGTTTCTAAATCAAATTTTAAATATTTATACTGGTCAATGTGTCAGCAATTAGCACACCACACTTCTAATGGATGTCGTGTAAATTCTGGCGATATGATGGGTTCAGGAACTATCTCAGGACCAACACCGGACAGCTTTGGTTCGATGTTAGAACTAACCTGGGGAGGAAAAAATCCATTAAAATTAAAGGACGGAAGCGAACGTAAATTTATAGAAGATAATGATACCGTAATCATCAGAGGTTTCTGTGAAACTAATGAAGTTCGTATTGGTTTTGGTGAAGTTGCCAGCCAATTATTACCTCCTTTTGTGAGACAATGA
- the glyA gene encoding serine hydroxymethyltransferase yields the protein MQRDEQIFDLILEEQDRQIHGLELIASENFVSDEVIEAAGSVLTNKYAEGYPGKRYYGGCEVVDVIEQIAIDRAKELFGAEYANVQPHSGSQANTAVYHACLNPGDKILGFDLSHGGHLTHGSPVNFSGRLYRPVFYGVDAETGRLDYDKIQEIATKEQPKLIIAGASAYSRDMDFARFRQIADSVGAILFADISHPAGLIAKGLLNDPIPHCHIVSTTTHKTLRGPRGGLILMGKDFENPQGLKTPKGEIRMMSSLIDLAVFPGNQGGPLMHIIAAKAVAFGEALKDEFFTYAMQLQKNANAMADAFVKRGYNIISGGTDNHMMLIDLRNKNISGKEAENALVKAEITVNKNMVPFDDKSPFVTSGIRVGTAAITTRGLVEADMETIVALIDRVLVDHTNEAVIEEVANEVNEMMSERPIFVY from the coding sequence ATGCAACGCGACGAACAAATTTTTGACCTTATACTAGAGGAACAGGACAGACAAATTCACGGATTAGAACTTATTGCTTCAGAGAACTTTGTAAGTGATGAAGTAATTGAAGCAGCCGGGTCTGTTTTAACGAATAAATACGCTGAGGGATACCCTGGCAAAAGATACTACGGAGGATGCGAAGTAGTAGACGTAATCGAGCAAATTGCTATTGACAGAGCCAAAGAATTATTTGGTGCTGAATATGCAAACGTACAACCTCACTCAGGTTCTCAAGCAAATACAGCAGTTTACCATGCTTGTTTGAACCCTGGAGACAAGATTTTAGGTTTCGATTTGTCACACGGTGGTCACTTGACTCACGGTTCACCGGTAAACTTTTCAGGACGTTTATACCGTCCGGTTTTTTATGGTGTAGATGCTGAAACAGGTCGTTTAGATTACGATAAAATTCAGGAAATTGCTACTAAAGAACAACCAAAATTAATCATTGCAGGAGCTTCGGCTTACTCACGTGATATGGATTTTGCACGTTTCAGACAAATCGCAGATAGTGTAGGAGCAATCTTATTTGCGGATATTTCTCACCCTGCAGGTCTTATTGCAAAAGGATTATTAAATGATCCAATTCCACATTGTCATATTGTTTCTACAACAACACATAAAACATTACGCGGACCTCGTGGAGGTTTGATCTTAATGGGGAAAGATTTTGAAAACCCACAAGGTTTAAAAACTCCAAAAGGAGAAATCAGAATGATGTCTTCTTTGATAGATTTAGCTGTTTTCCCAGGAAATCAAGGTGGTCCATTAATGCATATTATTGCTGCTAAAGCTGTTGCTTTTGGAGAAGCTTTAAAAGACGAATTCTTTACTTACGCTATGCAATTGCAAAAAAATGCAAACGCTATGGCGGATGCTTTTGTAAAAAGAGGATATAACATTATTTCTGGAGGAACTGACAACCATATGATGTTAATTGACTTAAGAAACAAAAACATTTCAGGAAAAGAAGCTGAAAACGCATTAGTAAAAGCAGAAATTACAGTAAATAAAAACATGGTTCCTTTTGATGACAAATCACCATTTGTAACTTCAGGAATTCGTGTTGGAACAGCTGCAATCACAACTCGTGGTTTAGTTGAAGCTGATATGGAAACTATCGTAGCTTTAATTGACAGAGTACTTGTGGATCACACTAACGAAGCAGTGATCGAAGAAGTAGCAAATGAAGTAAATGAAATGATGAGCGAAAGACCGATTTTCGTTTACTAA
- a CDS encoding tRNA-(ms[2]io[6]A)-hydroxylase translates to MGVLRLQLPTDPRWVNIVEKNIEEILTDHAWCEQKAATNAITIITNNSEHQDLVKDLLALAKEEIDHFEQVHNIIIKRGLKLGRERKDDYVNELYLYMKKSGDGSRVSGLVERLLFSAMIEARSCERFKVLSENIQDEELAVFYRELMESEAGHYTTFITYARKYGVGIDVEKRWREWLAYEESIISNYGKGETIHG, encoded by the coding sequence ATGGGTGTATTAAGATTACAACTGCCAACTGACCCTAGATGGGTTAATATAGTAGAGAAAAACATCGAGGAAATCCTGACAGATCACGCTTGGTGCGAACAAAAAGCGGCTACAAATGCCATAACGATTATCACAAATAATTCTGAGCATCAGGATTTAGTGAAAGATTTATTGGCTTTAGCGAAAGAAGAAATCGATCACTTTGAGCAGGTGCATAATATCATCATCAAAAGAGGTCTTAAACTAGGACGCGAGCGCAAAGACGATTATGTAAATGAATTGTATTTGTACATGAAGAAAAGCGGTGATGGCAGCAGAGTTTCCGGTTTAGTGGAAAGATTATTGTTTTCAGCAATGATTGAAGCCAGAAGTTGCGAGCGTTTTAAAGTTTTATCTGAAAACATTCAAGACGAAGAGCTGGCTGTTTTTTATAGAGAATTGATGGAAAGTGAAGCCGGTCATTACACTACATTCATCACCTATGCCCGAAAATACGGAGTAGGAATCGATGTTGAAAAACGTTGGAGAGAATGGTTGGCCTACGAAGAGTCAATTATCTCAAATTACGGAAAAGGAGAGACTATTCACGGGTAG
- a CDS encoding GMP reductase: MRIETDLKLGFKDVMIRPKRSTLKSRSEVSLERNFKFLHSSSVWTGIPIMAANMDTVGTFEMAEVLAKEKMFTAIHKHYSLQEWTDFLEKVSPDFYNYIAISTGTGKEDSLKIREIITANPLLRFICIDVANGYSEHFVQFLKQTRKEYPDKVIIAGNVVTGEMVEELLLAGADIVKVGIGAGSVCTTRVKTGVGYPQLSAIIECADAAHGLGGHIISDGGCKIPGDVAKAFGAGSDFVMLGGMLAGHTESGGELIEINGKEFRQFYGMSSKTAMDKYVGGVAEYRASEGKTVQVPFKGKVINTILDILGGIRSTCTYVGASRLKELTKRTTFIRVSEQENQVFTN, encoded by the coding sequence ATGAGAATAGAAACTGATTTAAAATTGGGTTTTAAAGATGTGATGATCAGACCTAAAAGATCAACGTTAAAGAGCAGATCGGAGGTCTCTTTAGAACGAAATTTTAAATTTTTACACAGTAGTAGTGTTTGGACAGGAATTCCGATTATGGCTGCCAATATGGATACGGTCGGAACTTTTGAAATGGCTGAAGTTTTGGCTAAAGAAAAAATGTTTACGGCAATTCATAAACATTATTCGCTTCAGGAATGGACTGATTTTTTAGAGAAGGTTTCTCCCGATTTTTACAATTATATCGCTATAAGTACGGGTACTGGAAAAGAAGATTCTTTAAAAATCAGAGAGATTATTACGGCTAATCCACTGTTGCGGTTTATTTGTATTGATGTTGCCAATGGGTATTCGGAACACTTTGTTCAGTTTTTAAAACAAACCCGAAAGGAGTATCCTGATAAAGTTATTATTGCCGGTAATGTGGTAACCGGTGAAATGGTGGAAGAACTGTTATTAGCCGGCGCAGATATTGTAAAAGTAGGCATAGGGGCAGGATCCGTTTGTACAACACGTGTAAAAACCGGTGTTGGGTATCCGCAACTTTCAGCTATTATAGAATGCGCTGATGCTGCTCATGGTTTAGGTGGGCACATTATTAGCGATGGAGGCTGTAAAATACCAGGGGATGTTGCCAAAGCTTTTGGCGCAGGTTCCGATTTTGTAATGTTGGGCGGTATGCTTGCCGGACATACGGAAAGTGGTGGAGAGCTTATCGAAATTAATGGTAAGGAATTCAGACAATTTTACGGAATGAGTTCGAAGACCGCCATGGATAAATACGTAGGCGGTGTTGCTGAATACAGAGCAAGTGAAGGAAAAACAGTTCAGGTTCCTTTTAAAGGAAAAGTTATAAATACAATTTTAGATATTTTAGGAGGAATACGAAGCACTTGTACTTATGTAGGCGCTTCAAGATTAAAAGAGCTTACCAAACGAACTACTTTTATTAGGGTAAGCGAACAGGAAAATCAAGTTTTTACGAATTAA
- a CDS encoding GNAT family N-acetyltransferase, producing MITISEAGRNDIKIIQDITYKTWPITYGEILTEEQLKYMLDLFYSDEALTAQLDKKEQLFYLISDENSVLGFIGIEHNYKKEAITKIHKIYLLPETQGKGIGKSVMESIGNFALEHNSASLYLNVNRFNKALHFYEKTGFKIIDEVNIEIGNGYLMEDYVMEKRL from the coding sequence ATGATTACAATTTCAGAAGCAGGCAGGAATGATATTAAAATAATTCAGGATATAACCTATAAAACATGGCCTATAACTTATGGTGAAATTTTGACTGAAGAACAACTAAAATATATGCTGGATTTGTTTTACTCGGACGAAGCTTTAACCGCTCAGTTGGATAAAAAAGAACAGTTGTTTTATTTGATTTCTGACGAAAATTCGGTTTTAGGATTTATAGGAATTGAGCACAATTATAAAAAAGAAGCTATTACAAAAATTCATAAAATATATCTTTTGCCGGAAACACAGGGCAAAGGAATTGGAAAATCAGTAATGGAAAGTATTGGAAATTTTGCTTTAGAGCATAATTCAGCTTCATTGTATTTAAATGTAAACCGATTTAATAAAGCTTTACATTTTTATGAGAAAACAGGTTTTAAAATCATCGATGAAGTTAATATCGAAATTGGAAACGGTTATTTAATGGAGGATTATGTGATGGAGAAACGATTGTAA
- a CDS encoding DUF6090 family protein, protein MADQEIIKHTKKVHRIITNKKHNLIEKIKEISLEIFIIVFAVSLSIWLHGWSEHQHDQQDVKKFLIGLKSDIQNDINSTKSLIKQYQEFGQIYQHLNQLDQNKSYDENQFKKELSFINLNAYLRPNIYRFNGFVSSGRIGNIENDSLSLNILRFYQKNLSEVNSSESGWLARQKKLQSYLEDNLTNPESTADNWKLLNTPKGKQLTKNLVPWDQIYERYNNLILLGETIVKQIDKEYDIKE, encoded by the coding sequence ATGGCAGACCAGGAAATCATTAAACACACTAAAAAAGTACATCGAATTATAACAAACAAGAAGCACAATCTTATAGAAAAAATAAAAGAAATTAGTTTAGAGATTTTTATCATTGTTTTTGCCGTTTCGCTATCGATCTGGCTACACGGATGGAGCGAACACCAACACGACCAGCAAGACGTTAAAAAATTCCTGATTGGACTTAAATCAGATATCCAAAATGATATTAATAGTACTAAATCTTTAATCAAACAGTATCAGGAATTTGGTCAAATATACCAGCACCTTAACCAATTAGATCAAAATAAATCTTACGACGAAAATCAATTTAAAAAAGAATTATCATTTATCAATTTAAATGCCTATTTAAGACCTAATATTTACAGATTTAACGGTTTTGTGTCATCGGGCAGAATCGGAAATATCGAAAATGATTCTCTTTCCCTAAACATTCTGAGATTCTATCAGAAAAACCTCTCTGAAGTTAATTCTTCTGAATCAGGATGGCTAGCGCGACAAAAAAAATTACAATCTTATTTAGAGGATAATTTAACCAATCCGGAAAGCACTGCCGACAATTGGAAACTACTTAATACTCCAAAGGGTAAACAGTTGACAAAAAATCTTGTTCCGTGGGATCAGATTTACGAGCGCTACAATAATTTAATTCTTTTAGGAGAAACAATTGTTAAACAGATTGATAAAGAATACGATATAAAAGAATAG
- a CDS encoding pentapeptide repeat-containing protein, which yields MKKESEYFLDKEYNTIVYGKEDLNFKDFECCVFSNCNFSACTFLAVTFIDCVFNDCTFTNTKINYVAFRTVTFNRCEIKEVNFAMCDKLIFEVHFYNCILDFSKFYTLKIKGTTFNNCSLIAVDFMATDLTSVLFDHCDLYRSEFDKAIANKADFKTSFNYTIDPSKTKLKKAVFSLNEVKGLLFKHDVIVS from the coding sequence TTGAAAAAAGAATCTGAATATTTCCTTGATAAAGAATACAATACCATCGTTTATGGTAAAGAGGATCTTAATTTTAAGGATTTTGAATGCTGTGTTTTTTCGAATTGTAATTTTTCTGCCTGTACTTTTCTAGCCGTTACCTTTATTGATTGTGTTTTTAATGATTGTACTTTTACGAACACAAAAATCAATTATGTGGCATTCAGAACAGTTACTTTCAACCGCTGCGAGATAAAAGAAGTCAATTTTGCGATGTGCGACAAATTGATTTTCGAGGTTCATTTTTACAATTGCATTTTAGATTTCTCTAAATTTTATACCTTAAAAATAAAAGGAACAACCTTTAACAATTGCAGTCTGATCGCCGTAGATTTTATGGCCACAGATCTGACAAGTGTTCTTTTTGATCATTGTGATCTCTACCGCTCTGAGTTTGACAAAGCCATCGCCAACAAGGCCGATTTTAAAACCAGTTTCAATTATACGATTGACCCTTCTAAAACAAAGCTCAAAAAGGCTGTTTTTTCTTTGAATGAAGTGAAAGGCTTATTATTTAAACATGATGTTATTGTGAGTTAG